The sequence GTTGATCTCGATCTCGATGTTGTCGTCGATCTCGGGGGAGGCGAATACCGCGGTGAAGGAGGTGTGGCGGCGGTTGCCCGAGTCAAAGGGACTCTTGCGCACCAGGCGGTGCACGCCGATCTCGGTGCGCAGCCAGCCGAAGGCGTACTCGCCCTTGATGTGCACGGTGGCGCCCTTGATGCCGGCGACTTCGCCTTCTGACAGTTCGATGATGGTGGCGTCGAAGCCGTTCTTGTCGGCCCAGCGCAGGTACATGCGCAGCAGCATGTTGGCCCAGTCCTGGGCCTCGGTGCCGCCGGAGCCGGCCTGGATGTCCAGGTAGGCGTTGTTCGCGTCCATCTCGCCGCTGAACATGCGGCGGAATTCCAGGGCCTCGAGGATCCCGCGCAGGCGCTCGACTTCGGTGGCGACGTCGTTCACCGCGCCTTCGTCGTTCTCCTCGACCGCCATGTCCAGCAGGTCACGGGAATCGGACAGGCCACCGGTGAGGTCATCCAGGGTTTCGACGATCTGCGCCAGCTGGGCGCGTTCGCGGCCAAGGTTCTGGGCGTACTCGGGGTTGTTCCAGACGTTCGGGTCTTCGAGTTCGCGGTTTACTTCGACGAGACGATCATGCTTTTGATCGTAGTCAAAGATACCCCCGAATGGAGAGGGTGCGATCGGAGAGGTCCTTGATGCTATTGAGGATCGGGTTGATTTCCATGGCGGGAAGCTCTCGCTGGCAAAACTTTCGGAAAAGCCGGCGAGTATACCCGACTCACCGGCCGTCGAAAGCATGCCAATCCTGATTTACCCCGATCCGGCGACGCACGGGGCACCCGCAGGTGCCCGCGCCATCAGGCCCTGGCGTCGGCCGCCACCATGGCCACCTGGTTGCGGCCGTTGTTCTTCGCCTGGTAGAGCCCCTGGTCCGCCATATCCACCAGCACCAGGGAGGCCTGGCCGGCCTTGGGGGTCAGGGTGGCGACGCCGATGCTGATGCTCAGCACGGAGCCGGGCGCCGGCGAGTCATGGGGGATGCCCAGGGCCTCCACGGTACGCCGCACCTTCTCCGCCAGCAGGCGCGCGCCGCCAGCGGCGGTGCCCGGCAGGATCATGGCGAATTCCTCGCCGCCGTAGCGCGCCGCCAGGTCGGTGGAGCGGCTGCAGGAGGCGCGAATGGCGTCGGCCACGCGACGCAGGGCCTCGTCGCCGGCCACGTGGCCGAAGTTGTCGTTGAAGGGCTTGAAGTGGTCGACGTCGATCATCAGCAACGACAACTCACTCTGTTCACGCAGGGCGCGGCGCCATTCCATGTCCAGGTACTCGTCGAAGTGACGGCGGTTGGACAGGCCGGTCAGGCCGTCGGAGTTCATCAGCCGCTGCAGCACCAGATTGGCTTCCAGCAGCTGTTGCTGGCTCTCGCGCAGGGCCCGGTAGGCCTCGTCGCGCTGCTGCAGGGCGACGAAGGAGCGCGAGTGGTAGCGGATCCGCGCCACCAGCTCGATGGCATCGGGCAGCTTGACCAGGTAGTCGTTGGCCCCGGCGGCGAAGGCGGCGCTCTTCACCAGCGGCTCCTCCTTGGTCGACAGGACGATGATCGGCACGTCGCGCAAGGCCGCCACGGCGCGGTACTCGGCCAACAGGCTGAGGCCGTCGACGCCGGGCATCACCAGGTCCTGGAGGATCACCGTGGGCTTGAGCTGCAACGCCAGCGCCACCGCCTGCAGCGGGTCGGCGCAGAAATGGAAATCGATGCCGGCTTCGGCCGCCAGTGCCCGCCGCACCGTTTCACCGACCATGGCCTGGTCGTCGACCAACAGCACCATGGCGGATGGCTCCACCGGGTTCATGTCCGTATGGCTGCGATAGGGGAACTGCATAACGCTCTCCGGGCCAGGCGGCCTGAGTTGAATTTCATCCGAGTGCCTCGACCAGCCGGGGCGCGATGCGCTCCAGGGCGAGTATTTCCACCGCCGCACCGATGGCGGCGGCGGCCTTGGGCATTCCATAGACGGCGCAGCTGGCCTGGTCCTGGGCGATGGTCAGGAAGCCCCGCTCGCGCATGCGCTTGAGGCCTTCGGCGCCATCCTGGCCCATGCCGGTGAGCAGCACGCCGATGGCGTCACCCTTCCAGTGCGCCACCAGGCTGTCGAAGAATACGTCGATCGACGGCCGGTACACGAAACTGGTGGGTTCGGCCGTGTAGGCCAGGCTGCCGTCGGCCTGGAGCCGCAGGTGATTGTTGGTGCCGGCCAGGAGCACGGTCCCCGCCTGTGGCGGTTCGCCCTCC is a genomic window of Pseudomonas resinovorans NBRC 106553 containing:
- a CDS encoding diguanylate cyclase, with translation MQFPYRSHTDMNPVEPSAMVLLVDDQAMVGETVRRALAAEAGIDFHFCADPLQAVALALQLKPTVILQDLVMPGVDGLSLLAEYRAVAALRDVPIIVLSTKEEPLVKSAAFAAGANDYLVKLPDAIELVARIRYHSRSFVALQQRDEAYRALRESQQQLLEANLVLQRLMNSDGLTGLSNRRHFDEYLDMEWRRALREQSELSLLMIDVDHFKPFNDNFGHVAGDEALRRVADAIRASCSRSTDLAARYGGEEFAMILPGTAAGGARLLAEKVRRTVEALGIPHDSPAPGSVLSISIGVATLTPKAGQASLVLVDMADQGLYQAKNNGRNQVAMVAADARA
- the prfB gene encoding peptide chain release factor 2 (programmed frameshift); its protein translation is MEINPILNSIKDLSDRTLSIRGYLDYDQKHDRLVEVNRELEDPNVWNNPEYAQNLGRERAQLAQIVETLDDLTGGLSDSRDLLDMAVEENDEGAVNDVATEVERLRGILEALEFRRMFSGEMDANNAYLDIQAGSGGTEAQDWANMLLRMYLRWADKNGFDATIIELSEGEVAGIKGATVHIKGEYAFGWLRTEIGVHRLVRKSPFDSGNRRHTSFTAVFASPEIDDNIEIEINPADLRIDTYRSSGAGGQHVNTTDSAVRITHVPTNTVVACQNERSQHANKDTAMKMLRAKLYEQEMQKRMAASQALEDTKSDIGWGHQIRSYVLDQSRIKDLRTGVERSDCDKVLDGDLNEYLEASLKQGL